One genomic region from Haladaptatus caseinilyticus encodes:
- a CDS encoding LLM class flavin-dependent oxidoreductase — translation MKLGTGLFTCQRRPDDNRSMTEIYDEMLELGETIDAAGLDSLWVSEHHFAEDGYLPATMPSLGALAACTENVEIGTCIALAPLYDGVRLAEDAATVDLLSDGRLTLGLAIGSNPREFESFGVPREERVERLSDLTNLLRASWSDGNLDYDAEFHDVSPDVNVTPKPESDLPIMFGGSVKPAVRRAARVADAWCAPSSISIEGIRKRKEDIERVREEEDIEGDFEVYALQHGFVADSKEAAWEAMKPGYFYIQRRYAEIFSGESVEELDDERKQELKEQAIFGTPEQIAEELNEYREALGDDIHFIFRTYHPGIGTRKMVDCIERLGDEVAPLVR, via the coding sequence ATGAAACTCGGGACAGGGCTGTTCACTTGCCAGCGACGACCGGACGATAACCGCTCGATGACCGAGATTTACGACGAGATGCTGGAACTCGGCGAGACCATCGACGCCGCTGGACTCGACAGTTTGTGGGTTTCGGAACATCACTTCGCCGAAGACGGTTACCTACCGGCGACGATGCCATCACTCGGCGCACTGGCCGCCTGCACGGAAAACGTCGAAATAGGGACGTGCATCGCGCTCGCTCCACTCTACGACGGCGTCCGACTCGCTGAAGACGCCGCGACGGTCGATCTGCTCTCGGATGGCCGCCTCACACTCGGACTGGCCATCGGGTCGAACCCCCGCGAGTTCGAGTCGTTCGGCGTCCCACGTGAGGAGCGCGTCGAACGGTTAAGCGACCTGACGAACCTCCTGCGAGCATCGTGGTCGGATGGAAACCTCGACTACGACGCCGAGTTCCACGACGTCTCTCCGGACGTGAATGTAACGCCGAAACCCGAATCCGACCTTCCCATCATGTTCGGGGGGTCGGTCAAACCCGCCGTCCGACGTGCCGCTCGCGTGGCGGATGCGTGGTGCGCCCCCTCCTCGATTTCGATCGAGGGAATTCGCAAACGAAAGGAGGACATCGAGCGCGTACGGGAGGAAGAAGATATCGAGGGCGATTTCGAGGTGTACGCCCTTCAACACGGCTTCGTCGCCGACTCGAAGGAGGCGGCGTGGGAAGCGATGAAACCGGGGTACTTCTACATCCAGCGTCGGTACGCCGAAATCTTTTCGGGCGAGTCGGTCGAGGAACTGGACGACGAGCGTAAACAGGAGCTGAAAGAACAGGCCATCTTCGGTACGCCCGAACAGATCGCGGAGGAGTTGAACGAATACCGCGAAGCCCTGGGTGACGACATTCACTTTATCTTCCGTACCTACCATCCCGGTATCGGTACCCGGAAAATGGTGGACTGTATCGAACGCCTCGGCGACGAAGTCGCACCGCTCGTCCGGTGA
- a CDS encoding DUF5786 family protein, giving the protein MGFGSYDESEQQNREQDSNMDESSAVNVHENDHKGEITFDSDASSDELIAKLGEMKDDADDES; this is encoded by the coding sequence ATGGGTTTTGGAAGCTACGACGAATCTGAACAACAGAACCGAGAACAGGATTCCAACATGGACGAGTCGAGCGCCGTCAACGTCCACGAAAACGATCACAAGGGCGAAATCACGTTCGACAGCGATGCTTCCAGCGACGAACTCATCGCCAAACTCGGTGAGATGAAAGACGACGCAGACGACGAGTCGTAG
- a CDS encoding EamA family transporter gives MVRTAVLFAVGGMLAWGVWAVFADYATQTLQPEVAMAISYAVGVGVALLYIASQSGSVLLTGRGVSFAIVGGLFSGAGSISYYAALQRGNTAIATTITALYFVVAVRIVVVFLGESVSTRDLAGVGLAIGAVALLAT, from the coding sequence ATGGTTCGAACAGCAGTCCTCTTTGCCGTGGGTGGAATGCTCGCGTGGGGTGTCTGGGCGGTGTTTGCCGATTACGCGACTCAAACGCTCCAACCCGAGGTCGCGATGGCGATCTCCTATGCGGTGGGCGTCGGTGTTGCTCTCCTGTATATTGCCTCGCAGTCGGGATCGGTACTGCTCACCGGACGGGGTGTCTCGTTCGCGATCGTTGGCGGACTCTTTTCCGGCGCGGGTTCGATAAGTTACTACGCCGCGCTCCAACGCGGAAACACCGCGATCGCCACGACGATAACGGCACTCTATTTCGTCGTCGCCGTCCGAATCGTCGTCGTTTTTCTCGGCGAATCGGTAAGTACGAGGGATCTAGCGGGTGTCGGACTCGCGATCGGTGCGGTTGCGTTGTTGGCGACGTAA
- a CDS encoding PGF-CTERM sorting domain-containing protein: protein MARTVTLVFVLLVVTTAGAMALPSGVVEQQAEPEPAERWNKTYGSSGDEIFNDVVRTDDGGYVLAGETESSGSGIDGWVVKIDANGNQQWSRTLSGPGTDRLYSVVTTDDGGVMVAGRTDRGGSATGWIAELGGDGSTQNERTSGPGAFYSLERDGNGYVLAGWTSDGGKKGWLLKLAGSGEKAWEETYASPEGSSSGGFKAVVPASNGYFLAGEVDGGSQDAWAMRVGNNGERQWQKTAGGSDREAIWAATGGDDGIVLAGESESGDSRDGWVLKYDANGDLAWENRYGEADVDWLDSAMKTADGGYLFTGGTLTGGIGSADGYVVKTGADGTVQWEKAYGSAQWDKPWPAIQAHGGGYLLAGQTGGFGATGMDGWVLHLGQDGQVSASDGTTGDNGSNDGANEGTTSTSQSGQQDTRSGDTSLPGFTGALAIIALALSVLIWRRKG, encoded by the coding sequence ATGGCGCGCACCGTGACACTCGTATTCGTTCTTCTCGTCGTGACCACCGCCGGGGCGATGGCGCTCCCCAGCGGCGTAGTGGAACAGCAGGCGGAACCGGAACCGGCCGAACGCTGGAACAAGACGTACGGTAGTTCGGGCGATGAAATATTCAACGACGTCGTCCGAACCGACGACGGCGGCTACGTTCTCGCCGGAGAGACGGAGAGTTCCGGAAGTGGCATCGACGGTTGGGTCGTGAAAATCGACGCAAACGGCAATCAACAGTGGTCACGAACCCTCAGCGGACCGGGTACCGACAGACTGTATTCGGTCGTTACGACCGACGATGGCGGCGTAATGGTAGCAGGGCGGACCGACCGCGGTGGAAGCGCGACGGGATGGATCGCCGAACTCGGAGGCGATGGTTCGACGCAGAACGAACGAACATCCGGCCCGGGTGCGTTTTACAGCCTCGAACGAGATGGTAACGGGTACGTCCTCGCCGGATGGACGAGCGACGGGGGGAAGAAGGGGTGGCTGTTGAAACTCGCCGGGTCAGGGGAGAAAGCGTGGGAAGAAACGTACGCTAGCCCGGAAGGGTCCTCGTCCGGCGGGTTCAAAGCAGTCGTTCCGGCGTCGAACGGCTATTTCCTCGCTGGCGAAGTCGATGGGGGAAGCCAAGACGCGTGGGCGATGCGCGTCGGAAACAACGGCGAACGACAATGGCAGAAAACGGCAGGGGGGTCGGACAGGGAAGCGATCTGGGCCGCAACGGGCGGTGACGACGGAATCGTTCTCGCAGGAGAGTCAGAAAGCGGGGACTCCCGAGACGGATGGGTTCTCAAGTACGATGCGAACGGTGATCTCGCGTGGGAGAACCGATACGGTGAAGCGGACGTCGACTGGCTCGACTCCGCCATGAAAACGGCTGACGGTGGCTATCTCTTTACCGGGGGAACATTGACCGGCGGAATCGGTAGTGCGGATGGCTACGTCGTGAAAACCGGAGCGGACGGTACCGTCCAGTGGGAGAAGGCCTACGGGAGTGCACAGTGGGATAAACCGTGGCCAGCGATTCAGGCACACGGAGGAGGCTATTTACTGGCGGGACAGACTGGTGGATTTGGGGCCACGGGGATGGACGGTTGGGTGCTCCACCTCGGTCAGGATGGACAGGTTTCGGCGTCAGATGGGACCACAGGGGACAACGGTTCCAATGACGGTGCAAACGAGGGTACTACATCGACCAGCCAGTCGGGACAACAAGACACTCGGAGTGGAGACACGAGTCTTCCCGGATTTACCGGTGCACTTGCGATCATCGCCCTCGCCCTGTCCGTTCTCATCTGGCGACGAAAAGGGTGA
- a CDS encoding HalOD1 output domain-containing protein: protein MENLDRDERAAYRITGDTDNVSTRVIRGIEEIVGKDEERRTWLYDCIDPDALDAIFSQKHSGATRDEGKVVFTARKCEVVVHGTGEIHIYAPKNHVPNE from the coding sequence ATGGAAAATTTGGATAGGGATGAACGCGCTGCCTACCGAATTACCGGCGACACCGACAACGTGAGTACGAGAGTTATCCGAGGTATCGAAGAGATCGTCGGCAAGGATGAGGAGCGACGAACGTGGCTCTACGATTGCATTGACCCGGACGCGCTCGATGCGATATTTAGTCAGAAACACAGTGGCGCCACCCGTGATGAGGGAAAGGTCGTCTTTACCGCCCGAAAATGTGAGGTCGTCGTTCACGGGACCGGAGAAATACACATCTACGCGCCCAAAAATCACGTACCAAACGAGTAG